The following is a genomic window from Sphingomonas sinipercae.
TGGCGCGAAGTTCGAATATCAGGAAATCCCGGACGACTTGAAGGACAAGGCCGCGGAAGCGCGCACGAACCTCATCGAGATTGCGGTCGAGCAGGACGACGAGGCCATGGAAGCCTATCTCGAAGGCACCGAGCCGGACACGGCCACGCTCAAGAAGCTGATCCGCAAGGGCACGCTGAACATGGCGTTCGTGCCGGTTGTTTGCGGCTCGGCCTTTAAGAACAAGGGTGTCCAGCCCTTGCTCGACGCCGTCGTTGACTATCTGCCGAGCCCGCTCGACGTCCCGCCGATCAAGGGCATCCTGCCCAACGGCGATGAAGATTCGCGGGCCTCGGACGACAACGCGCCTTTCTCGGCGCTCGCGTTCAAGATCATGAACGATCCGTTCGTCGGCACGCTGACCTTTGCCCGCATCTATTCGGGTAAGCTCGAGACCGCGTCGCAGGTCACGAACAGCGTCAAGGACAAGAAGGAAAAGGTCGGCCGCATGCTTCTGATGCATGCCAACGACCGCGAGGACATTCAGATGGCTTACGCCGGCGATATCGTCGCGCTGGCAGGTCTGAAGGACACCACTACCGGGGATACGCTCTGCGCGATAAATGCGCCGATCATCCTCGAGCGGATGGAATTCCCGGACCCGGTCATCGAGCTGTCGGTCGAGCCCAAGACCAAGGCCGACCAGGAAAAGATGGGCGTCGCACTCAACCGCCTCGCCCGGGAAGACCCGTCGTTCCGTGTGTCGACCGACCATGAGAGCGGGCAGACGATCATCAAGGGGATGGGCGAACTCCACCTCGAGATCCTCGTCGATCGCATGAAGCGCGAGTTCAAGGTCGACGCCAATGTCGGCGCTCCTCAGGTCGCGTATCGCGAGTATCTCAAGAAGCCGGTCGACATCGACTACACCCACAAGAAGCAGTCGGGCGGCACCGGCCAGTTCGGTCGCGTCAAGGTCAAGGTGTCCCCGGGTGAGCGCGGGTCGGGCATCGTCTTCAAGGACGAGATCAAGGGCGGTAATATTCCCAAGGAATATATCCCCGCGATTGAGAAGGGCTTCCGCGAGACGGCGGC
Proteins encoded in this region:
- the fusA gene encoding elongation factor G — encoded protein: MARSHPLDRYRNIGIMAHIDAGKTTTTERILYYTGKSYKIGEVHEGTATMDWMEQEQERGITITSAATTCVWKAEEGQGPEHRINIIDTPGHVDFTIEVERSLRVLDGAVACFDGVAGVEPQSETVWRQADKYGVPRMCFINKLDRTGANFEYCVQSIIDRLGARPAVLYLPIGIEGSFKGLVDLVENRAIIWLEESLGAKFEYQEIPDDLKDKAAEARTNLIEIAVEQDDEAMEAYLEGTEPDTATLKKLIRKGTLNMAFVPVVCGSAFKNKGVQPLLDAVVDYLPSPLDVPPIKGILPNGDEDSRASDDNAPFSALAFKIMNDPFVGTLTFARIYSGKLETASQVTNSVKDKKEKVGRMLLMHANDREDIQMAYAGDIVALAGLKDTTTGDTLCAINAPIILERMEFPDPVIELSVEPKTKADQEKMGVALNRLAREDPSFRVSTDHESGQTIIKGMGELHLEILVDRMKREFKVDANVGAPQVAYREYLKKPVDIDYTHKKQSGGTGQFGRVKVKVSPGERGSGIVFKDEIKGGNIPKEYIPAIEKGFRETAATGSLVGFPIIDFEINLYDGAYHDVDSSALAFEICARGAMREVAQKAGITLLEPVMKVEVVTPEDYLGDVIGDINSRRGQIQGTDSRGNAQAVEAMVPLANMFGYVNQLRSFTQGRAQYTMQFSHYDEVPQNVADEVKAKLA